GATTTTCGGACGCCTCGGCTCGAACGGTGCGGGGAAAACAACCACGCTGAAGGACATTGAGGGTGTTCTCAAGCTGAAGTCCAGCATCCTCCTGCCCCCCCATTCCATGGAGGACAATCCGCAGGTCGTGGCGCTCGCCCACGGTGCGCTCACCCTGG
This region of Arthrobacter alpinus genomic DNA includes:
- a CDS encoding ATP-binding cassette domain-containing protein, with product MVDGVNLPVERGKIFGRLGSNGAGKTTTLKDIEGVLKLKSSILLPPHSMEDNPQVVALAHGALTLEGAFTGLTESEIRD